From a region of the Paenibacillus sp. R14(2021) genome:
- a CDS encoding ABC transporter permease, with protein MLKKTIGWTYAALVLLFLYAPILVLMALSFNASKYNALPFTFSLSWYKALAADTTLIRASLTSLSIAAGTAIICVVLAAMLMLWAVQTTSKLKGWIDALVVLPLTIPWLILGLSMLLLLSAAGIDKNFTVLLIGHVVVSLPYAVLVIKARLQSMDLSINEASASLGANEWTTVRRITLPLLFPAMLAGGFLAFVISFDNFILSYFLIPSGSSTLPIEIYASIKFGFTPEINAASTLLLAATTLMILLIVVIMRSSLKFFLK; from the coding sequence ATGCTGAAGAAAACCATCGGCTGGACGTATGCCGCCCTTGTCCTGCTGTTCCTCTACGCGCCGATTCTCGTCCTGATGGCCTTGTCGTTCAACGCGTCTAAGTATAATGCGCTCCCCTTCACGTTCAGCCTGAGCTGGTACAAGGCGTTAGCCGCCGATACGACGCTGATCCGCGCATCGTTAACGAGCCTGTCGATCGCAGCCGGAACGGCGATCATCTGCGTCGTGCTCGCCGCGATGCTGATGCTCTGGGCCGTGCAGACAACCTCCAAGCTGAAAGGCTGGATCGATGCGCTCGTCGTTCTGCCGCTTACGATCCCTTGGCTCATTCTGGGCTTGTCCATGCTGCTTCTGCTGAGCGCCGCCGGGATCGACAAAAACTTCACGGTGCTGCTGATCGGCCATGTCGTGGTTTCCCTTCCTTACGCGGTGCTCGTCATCAAGGCCAGGCTGCAGAGCATGGATCTGTCGATCAACGAAGCCTCGGCAAGCCTTGGGGCAAACGAATGGACGACGGTGCGGCGCATCACGCTGCCGCTGTTGTTCCCCGCCATGCTGGCAGGCGGGTTTCTCGCATTCGTCATCTCGTTCGACAACTTCATCCTGTCGTATTTCCTCATTCCGAGCGGGTCCAGCACGCTGCCGATCGAGATCTATGCCTCGATCAAGTTCGGCTTTACCCCTGAAATCAATGCGGCATCAACCCTCTTGCTGGCAGCTACGACGCTGATGATTCTGCTGATCGTGGTCATCATGCGGTCTTCGCTCAAATTCTTCTTGAAATAG
- a CDS encoding amidohydrolase/deacetylase family metallohydrolase, which produces MTDRWVLRGAKLTDGRAVDIAIEDGVIRAVTAVGCTADGQTMDCTGWYVSSGWIDLHVHAFPAFHPYGDEIDEIGVKQGVAVIVDAGSCGADRIGDLAASREKAMTTVFALLNVSKIGLQRIDELSDLAWLDRELALHTVHAYSDFIVGWKARMSGSVVRNNGIQPLLIARELAEASGLPLMVHIGSAPPRIEDILPLLEKEDVVTHYLNGKSNNLFDGNGRPLQELTEAVARGVRLDVGHGTASFSFRTAEAALQSGIGFDTISSDIYRGNRQNGPVYSLAHVMSKFLCLGYPLEEVVDAVTVRAAAWLRKPELGRIQAGDHANLTLFAIEEEPVVFVDSEGGTRRGDHQIKPKGVFANGRFSAC; this is translated from the coding sequence ATGACGGATAGATGGGTGCTGCGCGGGGCAAAGCTCACAGACGGCAGGGCGGTCGATATTGCAATTGAAGACGGGGTCATCAGGGCAGTGACGGCAGTGGGCTGCACTGCGGACGGTCAAACGATGGACTGTACCGGATGGTACGTGTCGAGCGGCTGGATTGACCTGCATGTCCACGCTTTCCCTGCATTTCATCCGTACGGGGACGAGATCGACGAGATCGGGGTGAAGCAGGGCGTTGCCGTGATCGTCGACGCCGGCAGCTGCGGTGCGGATCGAATCGGCGATTTGGCAGCGAGCCGCGAGAAAGCGATGACGACCGTCTTCGCGCTGCTAAACGTGTCCAAGATCGGTCTGCAGCGAATCGACGAGTTGTCCGACTTGGCTTGGCTCGATCGCGAACTTGCGCTGCATACGGTGCATGCATATTCGGATTTCATCGTCGGATGGAAGGCGAGAATGAGCGGCAGCGTCGTTCGGAACAACGGGATTCAGCCCCTGCTTATCGCAAGGGAATTGGCCGAAGCAAGCGGCCTGCCGTTAATGGTCCATATCGGCTCTGCGCCGCCGCGCATCGAAGACATTCTCCCGCTATTGGAGAAAGAGGATGTCGTGACGCACTATTTGAACGGGAAAAGCAACAATTTGTTTGACGGAAACGGCCGGCCGCTGCAGGAGCTGACCGAGGCTGTTGCCAGAGGCGTACGGCTGGATGTCGGACACGGGACGGCAAGCTTCTCCTTCCGAACGGCGGAGGCGGCGCTGCAAAGCGGCATCGGGTTCGATACGATCAGCTCGGACATTTATCGGGGGAATCGGCAGAACGGACCTGTTTACAGCTTGGCACATGTGATGTCGAAATTTCTATGCTTGGGTTATCCGCTCGAAGAGGTGGTCGATGCAGTGACGGTACGAGCAGCCGCGTGGCTGCGCAAACCGGAGCTGGGCCGCATTCAAGCCGGCGACCATGCGAACCTGACGCTGTTCGCCATCGAAGAAGAGCCTGTGGTTTTCGTCGATTCCGAAGGCGGTACGCGCAGAGGCGATCATCAAATTAAACCAAAAGGGGTGTTTGCCAATGGGCGGTTCTCTGCTTGCTAA
- a CDS encoding DgaE family pyridoxal phosphate-dependent ammonia lyase — protein sequence MGGSLLAKYGLKRVINASGRMSILGVSAPSDTVMEAMKQGGQSYVEIADLVDKAGGYIAGLLGAEAAVVVNSASSGIALSVAGIVTQGNRRLSERLHQEPIAKNEILILKGHNVQYGAPVETMVFLGGGKLVEVGYANEGKAEHIEDAIGDRTAAILYVKSHHAVQKNMISVEEAWAVAQRCGIPLIVDAAAEENVRKYVQCSDLAIYSGSKAIEGPTSGIIGGKSVFIDMVKVQLHGIGRSMKVGKETTFGLLQALDEYQVKADNSELEKAALQKLLPLNEQSGVKVSIVQDEAGRAIYRARIHIDPALSGTTAKAVVDGLREGEIAVYTRDYGVKQGYFDIDPRPLMGDDIDVIAARIHTLTGGN from the coding sequence ATGGGCGGTTCTCTGCTTGCTAAATACGGGCTGAAACGTGTAATTAACGCCAGCGGGCGAATGAGCATTCTCGGCGTGTCGGCACCTTCCGACACGGTCATGGAAGCGATGAAGCAGGGGGGGCAAAGCTACGTGGAGATTGCCGATCTCGTCGATAAGGCGGGCGGCTATATCGCCGGCTTGCTGGGTGCCGAGGCTGCGGTTGTCGTTAACTCGGCGTCGAGCGGCATCGCCTTATCCGTCGCAGGCATCGTGACGCAGGGCAACCGGCGCCTGAGCGAGCGCCTTCATCAAGAGCCGATCGCGAAGAACGAGATCCTCATTCTGAAAGGCCATAATGTGCAGTACGGTGCCCCGGTCGAGACGATGGTGTTTCTGGGGGGCGGCAAGCTCGTTGAAGTCGGGTATGCGAACGAAGGCAAGGCGGAGCATATCGAAGACGCGATCGGCGACCGCACGGCTGCGATCCTTTACGTCAAATCTCATCATGCGGTTCAGAAGAACATGATCAGCGTGGAGGAAGCCTGGGCTGTGGCGCAGCGCTGCGGAATTCCTCTGATCGTGGATGCCGCCGCGGAAGAGAACGTCCGCAAATACGTGCAATGCTCGGATCTCGCCATCTACAGCGGTTCCAAAGCCATCGAAGGACCGACGTCCGGTATTATCGGCGGCAAGTCGGTCTTCATCGATATGGTCAAGGTACAGCTGCATGGCATCGGCCGCAGCATGAAGGTCGGCAAGGAGACGACGTTCGGGCTCCTTCAGGCGCTCGATGAATACCAGGTCAAAGCGGATAACAGCGAGCTAGAGAAAGCGGCGCTGCAGAAGCTCCTGCCGCTGAACGAGCAATCCGGCGTCAAGGTGTCAATCGTCCAGGATGAAGCGGGACGCGCGATTTACCGGGCTCGCATTCACATCGATCCAGCGCTGTCGGGGACGACCGCGAAGGCCGTCGTCGACGGGCTTCGCGAAGGGGAAATCGCCGTCTATACGCGCGATTACGGCGTGAAGCAAGGGTATTTCGATATCGATCCCCGTCCGCTCATGGGTGACGATATCGACGTGATTGCGGCTCGCATTCATACGCTGACGGGAGGCAATTAA
- a CDS encoding ABC transporter permease: MDKKIWLMSPAVILLLCFCVVPLFIMVYYSLLSDGTRGHLTLQNYADFFEKRIYLKLTWKTIRISCCVTLISLLISYPMAYVMVNLIHSGKNLLLLAIIIPFWTSQLVRAYAWQNLLREGGILDIMLRKLHLIGSEPLGLLFTPYAVIIAMVHIFFPYMVITIYLSLEKVDIALVEASKSLQAGPLTTFRRVVLPLSKPGIVTGCILVFVPSLGVFVEPRILGGTEGSVIGMVIEDQFFEIYGWNFGAAVSFILLAIILLSMAVLSRLAKKEA; the protein is encoded by the coding sequence ATGGATAAAAAAATATGGCTGATGAGCCCGGCCGTCATCCTGCTCCTATGCTTCTGCGTGGTTCCGCTCTTCATCATGGTTTATTACAGCCTGCTGAGCGACGGGACCCGCGGTCATTTGACGCTTCAGAACTATGCGGATTTCTTCGAGAAACGCATCTACCTGAAGCTGACTTGGAAGACGATCCGAATCAGCTGCTGCGTGACATTGATCAGCCTCCTCATCAGCTATCCGATGGCGTATGTCATGGTCAACCTCATCCACAGCGGCAAAAACCTGCTGCTGCTGGCCATTATCATCCCGTTCTGGACCAGCCAGCTCGTGCGGGCTTATGCATGGCAAAACCTGCTTCGGGAAGGCGGCATCCTCGACATTATGCTGCGGAAGCTCCATCTGATCGGCTCCGAACCGCTCGGCCTGCTGTTCACGCCTTATGCAGTAATCATCGCGATGGTCCATATTTTCTTCCCTTACATGGTCATCACGATCTACTTGTCGCTGGAGAAAGTGGACATCGCCTTGGTGGAAGCCTCCAAAAGCCTGCAGGCCGGGCCGCTGACCACATTCAGACGCGTGGTGCTTCCGCTTAGCAAGCCTGGCATCGTTACCGGCTGCATTCTCGTGTTCGTGCCAAGTCTCGGCGTCTTCGTCGAGCCGCGGATTCTGGGCGGAACAGAAGGCTCCGTCATCGGGATGGTTATCGAGGATCAATTTTTTGAAATTTACGGCTGGAACTTCGGCGCTGCCGTTTCCTTCATTCTGCTTGCGATCATTCTCCTATCCATGGCCGTGCTTTCCCGCTTGGCGAAGAAGGAGGCTTAG
- a CDS encoding PotD/PotF family extracellular solute-binding protein, whose amino-acid sequence MKKTMLGVWIAVSLLSATACGNKAANEGAPSSPNNEKKTLTIVNWKGYGSDDPEVIKTFETKYNVKIVHPYMASEEELLTKLRTSKPGDLDVVLPNASILPVAINDGLLSPVDTAKLSNYAAIYEPFKHLAENAKDGAVYAVPWVWGSTAIVYNPDTVKGPIDSVQALWDTAHKGKIAFRDDFNDAVMTAALALGQNPNHPSDLDAIKQKLIKQKPLNRTYWKTGDEFAKLYAGGTVDIGLMWSGQTAAMKKEGQHIKYVIPKEGAIGWVDNWAIVKGTRNPELAHQFIDFMIDKKFQEDWVNRGGPAPVNKNVTRTLDPAFVEEMGLDEKTIGKLTFISYRSDEEKKKWNELWLEVKSH is encoded by the coding sequence ATGAAGAAGACCATGCTTGGGGTGTGGATCGCCGTGTCTCTCCTGTCCGCAACCGCTTGCGGAAACAAAGCGGCCAACGAAGGCGCACCATCCTCGCCGAACAACGAAAAGAAAACGCTGACAATCGTGAATTGGAAGGGCTACGGCTCCGACGATCCCGAGGTCATCAAGACGTTCGAGACGAAGTACAACGTTAAGATCGTCCATCCCTACATGGCCTCCGAGGAAGAGCTGCTGACGAAGCTAAGAACCAGCAAGCCGGGCGATCTCGATGTCGTTCTGCCGAACGCCTCCATCCTGCCTGTTGCCATTAACGATGGACTGCTCTCGCCAGTCGATACCGCTAAGCTCAGCAATTACGCCGCCATCTATGAACCGTTCAAGCACCTGGCCGAGAACGCCAAGGACGGTGCCGTGTACGCCGTGCCCTGGGTATGGGGTTCAACAGCCATTGTCTATAACCCGGATACCGTAAAGGGACCCATCGACTCCGTGCAGGCGTTATGGGATACCGCGCACAAGGGCAAGATCGCGTTCCGGGACGATTTCAACGATGCCGTCATGACGGCCGCGCTCGCCCTGGGGCAGAATCCGAACCATCCTTCGGATCTGGATGCCATCAAGCAGAAGCTGATCAAACAGAAGCCGCTTAATCGCACCTACTGGAAAACCGGCGATGAATTCGCCAAGCTGTACGCCGGCGGCACGGTCGACATCGGCTTAATGTGGAGCGGCCAGACGGCCGCGATGAAGAAGGAAGGACAGCACATCAAGTACGTCATTCCGAAGGAAGGCGCAATCGGCTGGGTCGATAACTGGGCCATCGTCAAAGGCACGCGCAATCCGGAGCTTGCCCATCAATTTATCGATTTCATGATCGATAAGAAGTTTCAGGAGGACTGGGTAAATCGCGGCGGCCCAGCGCCGGTCAACAAGAATGTCACCCGTACGCTGGATCCGGCTTTCGTGGAAGAGATGGGATTGGACGAGAAGACGATCGGCAAGCTGACCTTCATCTCCTACCGCTCGGATGAGGAGAAGAAGAAGTGGAACGAGCTGTGGCTCGAAGTGAAGTCGCACTAA